A single region of the Dehalococcoidia bacterium genome encodes:
- a CDS encoding transposase: MRAAARLEGVSEGLAERSWREFYARRLPGGPTASWGWTASSTGGGRCGTGLRDLKRALPVAFVSEEGRRLAAALLADGRLARAWSLKESLRSLYRLPRLEQAEAALGRWLQEAEA; encoded by the coding sequence GTGCGGGCGGCAGCTCGCCTGGAGGGGGTGAGCGAGGGGCTGGCCGAGAGGAGTTGGCGGGAATTCTATGCCCGCCGCCTGCCCGGGGGCCCCACCGCCTCCTGGGGCTGGACGGCTTCTTCTACCGGCGGCGGCAGATGTGGGACGGGGCTGCGGGACCTGAAGAGGGCCCTGCCGGTGGCCTTCGTCTCCGAGGAGGGGAGGAGGCTTGCCGCTGCCCTCCTCGCCGACGGCAGGCTCGCCCGGGCCTGGAGCCTGAAGGAGTCCCTGCGCTCCCTCTACCGGCTGCCCAGGCTCGAGCAGGCAGAGGCGGCCCTGGGCCGCTGGCTCCAGGAGGCGGAGGC